The segment CACACAACTGAGTCAATATCAGATCATGAAGAGAACGCAAACGCAAAAGCTGTAACCGTAAAGGATCATAAGCAGATAAACAGAGGAAGACGCAGTGGTAGCGGTCAGAATCGTGGACGCAGAAGCTGCGATCCACTCTTCCAATACTTATTCGGAATCTGTGGCCGTTGGCCTTTTCCTACAACACCTTCACCGGATAACCCTTTCCTCCCTTTTCAACCACCACGCCAGCCACCGCGTCCAAGACCACGTCCACCGCCGTTGGCTccatctccaccaccaccgcgTGCACCATCACGTCCAAGACCGCGTCCAAGGCCAACTCCACCGCCTTTAGTTCCATCACCACCTCCACCACCCCCTACGCCTCTTGTTCCTTCACCTCCTCCTCCCTCTCCACCACCTATTTTCATATTCCCTTCGCCGCCGCCACCAGTACTAGCGTTCCCGCCACCGTTGGTTCCATCTCCTCCGCCGCCATTATGGCTGCCACCACCCGTGTTCACTCTACCACCGCCATTGGATGAGTTTCCACCTATGCCACCAATAATTTGGGTGCCTCCTCTGGATGTTCCCGGTCAATCATCGCCAGCGGAGGACTTTGATCTGATAACTCCTTAGTTAATGGAATCCCCTACGTTGTAACACAAAGTCATGTTCTGTTTACTTCTCTAGCTTGTGAGATTACTAAATAAGTATGCAATGTAACGTAACGATTTTGATTTCCTCTAAAATCTATAGTTTCGTGAGTACGTCTCATTAATGGGCTGGACTTAGAGAGATTGGAGAAACAGGCCCAATAAGTGAGTAAGGCCGTTCGAGATTTGGTTGGTAAAGGTGTAACTTTAATGTGGGTGGGTCAGGTTGTTTTCTATGATGTAATAACGAGGAGCAGCTGAAGCAACGGCGTGGGATAAGTATAACAATTCTCGAAGTGAAGACTCGACTCTAATTCAATGCGGCTTTCTTCGAGCAGAGCAGAATCAAAAAACTAACGCCACGTTCTGCTTattagcatttatttactttcttcTACTCTCTTCCTTACCTTTTGTTTGTTCATATCTGCGTAATAACTCCTCAATGCACACTATATCTCCACGTTCGATTCTTGCAGAGGGCGTGTAACTTATTTAACCAGTTTTGACCTGACCGGTTCTGTAGACCATGGTTTTATATGGTTTAGTTTCGGTCCGATCGTTCCCATTGTTCACCTGGCCGGTTTGTAGAAGAAAAGGAAACATTGCCAGACCGGTTTTATATGTGACTTCGCCTCAATCCAACCATGAACCAACATGATTTCAGTTGATTTATAGATGTAATAAATAACTTCAACTCGTAACCAAATCTGTTATGCTGCTCAAAGTGGAGCTTACAATTACTAAAGTTGCTTATGCGTTTCATGTTGACTCTAAAATGGAATAGCTCTAATGCTTTGAAAGATTGATACTACTACATCACAAACAAACATAGTTCTGTCTATATTCACTTCAATGTTCTTTGAGTAGAGAGGCTGTGTGTGGGCTGGATAACACTCACCTCATGGCTCTAAATTATTGAGTCAGGTTTACTTATTGCTCTTTTGTATTGGATTGTGTAACCACATAAATATTCTCTTTATTATCAAAACTATTAATTGAAACCTTACAAAACTGAGGTCTTAGGTAGTGACAAACGTaaaaatgccaaaaaaaaattcaacataaTCAATCATCAAAGATTCGACTATAAATATATGTACATGCGTAGTTTAGTTCTTGCATGTCTTAGggagaaataaaaagaaaagagatgaaAGGACTTATTATAATATGTGTAGTTACATTCCTTTTGATTAGTGTTTCAATAACAGAATCAATAGAGAATCAACATAGACACAAAGGCAAAGACAAGCAAGGTTTGGTTAGAAGACACAGAAGAGCcaaaagcagaagaagaagctcaagCAGAAACGGTGAAGCATTTGCAACTCAATGCGATGTGTTTTTCCGGTGTGTATTCGGCACATGCGGTCAATGGAATTTCCCTATAGTTCCTTGTCCTCAAAACCCTTTcttgcctcctcctcctccggtgGTTACTCCGGTGGTTATACCACCGCCAACTCCTTGTGTTAATTGTGTACAACCATCACCACCACCTCCAATACCGGTTCCTTgcccaccaccaccatcaccgcCACCGCCAATCCCGGTTCCTTGTCCACCTCCACCATCACCACCTCCTCCTGCGCCTTGCATTACTTGTGTCACAGCTCCAGCACCGCTTCCTCCGGTGCCTTGCGTTACTTGTGTCACAGCTCCAGCACCGCCTCCTCCTCAACCGTGTATTGTTTGTACCACAGCACCGGCTCAACCTCCACCAGTAGCTTGTCCACCGCCACCATTACCGCCGGTTATCCCTTTTGTCCCTACACCAATTATACTCCCTCCACTACCACCTTTATTCCCAGTTATGTCACCACCAGCAACGCCTACGCCAGTACCAATCCTACCTCCACCTACTCCGGTGCTACCTCTTCCTCCACCTTCTGCGCCTCTTCCGCCACCGTTATCTTCCTCTATTCCATCACCATCCCTTCCATTAGTATTATCTCCCCCACCACCACTACCTAGCGGCTCGGTTTCACAGCCACCGTTTATGATGACGCCAACTCCTGTATTAGGCGGCGGTACCCCGGGATTCATCGGTATACCTCCGCCGGTGCAAGACCTTCCTCCTATTTTACCTCCACCGGTTCAAGACTTCCCTTCAATATTGCCTCCACCGGTTCAAGACCTTCCTTCCATGCTTCCTCCACCGGTTCAAGAGTTCCCGCCAATTTTGCCTCCACCGGCTCAAGACCTTCCTTCAATGTTTCCTCCACCGGCTCAAGAGTTGCCTCCACCGGTTCAAGACTTTCCACAGATTTTACCTCCACCGGCTCAAGAGTTCCCGCCAGTTTTGCCTCCACCGGTTCAAAACTTTCCACAGATTTTACCTCCACCGGTTCAAGAATTTCCGCCGATTCTACCACCACCGGTTCAAGACTTCCCACCGGTTTTCTCAACACCACCAATCCTACAAGATCCACCAACAGAACCAATATTCTCCACGCCACCAGCTCTTGGAGAATTCCCACCGCAAGCTCCCGTCTTCACCACGCCACCGGAAGTAACGAATCCATGGCTACCGCCAGAGCAACCGCCGGTTACGTCCATACCAACCATACCGGAAAATCCATATCCAAACCCGGACATGGGTTCAAATCAGCTTCCTCCACCCTCTTGGGATTCACCACCATTTAATCGTTAACTTTCTATAAAATCTTCaaattctcttcttcttttttttgttaaatgatAAATATGTAACGTAAGCTACACGTAATAAGCAGAAATGCCACATTGTAACAAATCTATGGCTGTGATTTGC is part of the Brassica rapa cultivar Chiifu-401-42 chromosome A09, CAAS_Brap_v3.01, whole genome shotgun sequence genome and harbors:
- the LOC117127846 gene encoding glycine-rich cell wall structural protein 1-like; this encodes MQGAGGGGDGGGGQGTGIGGGGDGGGGQGTGIGGGGDGCTQLTQGVGGGITTGVTTGGGGGKKGGGTQIIGGIGGNSSNGGGRVNTGGGSHNGGGGDGTNGGGNASTGGGGEGNMKIGGGEGGGGEGTRGVGGGGGGDGTKGGGVGLGRGLGRDGARGGGGDGANGGGRGLGRGGWRGG
- the LOC103842879 gene encoding proline-rich extensin-like protein EPR1 — encoded protein: MMTPTPVLGGGTPGFIGIPPPVQDLPPILPPPVQDFPSILPPPVQDLPSMLPPPVQEFPPILPPPAQDLPSMFPPPAQELPPPVQDFPQILPPPAQEFPPVLPPPVQNFPQILPPPVQEFPPILPPPVQDFPPVFSTPPILQDPPTEPIFSTPPALGEFPPQAPVFTTPPEVTNPWLPPEQPPVTSIPTIPENPYPNPDMGSNQLPPPSWDSPPFNR